Part of the Quercus robur chromosome 5, dhQueRobu3.1, whole genome shotgun sequence genome, aagagatatatgtATGTCAGTTCAGAAATAATATGTTGTGGTAGATGACCACTAGACAAGAAgcaatttaaatataatatcatCCTGATATCTATTCTCTTGcctatatatatctatatatttccTCTCTTTTACACCATAATAGTTAAAAATAAGCTACTACCATGTcatcaatttaaaattaatgcTTTATTTCATATTCTGAGCCTCAATAAATGCCTTTGTCATTCTCCCACTATCATTCCTCTTACTCTTCAACTTAACATGCTTCTCTCATGATGGCTAGAAACGAACCCAGGTGGGGGCCCAAGGTGGCTTGGGCCCTTCTagcccttttttctttttcttttttgtagttGGCCCCTCTTTTAAAATCTTAGGTTCCCCTTCTTCGAATCAACCTAGCCAATCTAGCACAACTAGCAACTAttcaatccaaaattttaacaaaaacaataaaaacattcataatggtgattgtattttaacaaaaaagaaaactatttgatcaccaaagaaccaaaaaccatgtgttattggagaagttATAACTAAACTTTTGCAACTATAGTAAACTAGTATAAATATCAATtgactgtagcaagttgttaaatataaaatacaatattttattaagattatctctctttccttcaatcaaaaaactcaaattctctctcatCCTTATTATTTTAGTGActtgtttatataattttaaataaagtggtaaaaaaaaaagaacatttaatgttgggtgtattgtaaaaagTGAGAtagtaaaaatagataaaatagttttttgaagtgttaaaagctaaattttttttagcccCACTATTGTAAATGCTTTaacttcaacccaaaaaaaaaaaaagcctaggctaatattaaaattataaaaaaaaaaaaaaaaaaaaaatttttgtcttTGTCAGTAGATtgcatcttaatatattaagaaaaattaattttgtgtatttataatttgtcaATACTAAATGGATGACTatttggaggtttttttttttttttttttttgcttatactCCAACCCCCTTTAACTTAAAATTCTGAGCCCGTCCCTGATGGTTGCATAAGCAATAATGGTTTTAGGAAAAGCCATACCCAATGAGATAAATATTTcttgaagtttttatttttaagtaatattaaCGATTGCTCTTAGGACAATTTTTAATAGACCATATTAGGAAATTTTTAACACCATTTtcataggaaatataaaaaattgttagaaaaattaattgctttatcatttttccataaaattgtttctaaaaatagttcataAACCAATACGTTTAGGGCATCCGTTaatatttctctttatttttttggcaaaaagcaccttttagtccttacattttcagGCGAAtctcattttagtccctaaattttatttttaccgcttttagtccctattctGAAAAATGcttccgttttagtccctatcctgaaaaatgcttccgttttagtccctaccgttacATCAAAAACGGAAAAaactgacgtggcaaacggtaggaataaataatactaaattaaagTTGACGTgacctaaattaataataaaaaatattttttggcattaaaaaatgctacgtcagcatttaaattaaaaaaaattaatttattaattttaactaaataaaaaaaaattaaaaacaaaattaaaaaataaaaattatatgaattgagatctaagtgtgtcttgaacaagagcaacaagaacacaaacccaaatccaagaacacaagactgaaaaaaaaaaaaaaaaaaaaaaaaaaaaaaaaaaaaaaaaaaaaacactaaactCTTAGAAGCATACTTGTAAACAATCTCTTTCAACTTTTGCTCATCTAGAAACTGTAAGATCAAGAACACGAGCTCTCTACCAAGCGACGACATAGTAGCCGCCCACCTCTTGTTCGATTCCCAACAAACCAAAATCACCAAAAACACCACTAgatttgcaaaaataaaaataaaaactcaaaagggTTAATTTCTAACTACCTTTATAATTTCTAACTacctatattatttaaaaagaaaaacagcaCATAGATTCAATCAAATCTATACCCAAAACCAGATCACTAAACTCCCAtccttaaaacacaaaaagaacCCATTTTTAAACTCCCATCacagaaacaaaagaaaagaaagttgcTTTAGACCATGTGGGAATCAAAGATGCAAAAGCCACATGGTGTGAGGGTGAGATGAGAGCAAAGCGACGGCGAAAATCAAAGCTCGACGATGAGGCGAGCTCGACTGGGTCCTCACGGTGGCGACGGCGTCCTCGACAGCGTCCCGACGGCATCATCGACGGCGTCCTTGACGGTGTCCTCGACGGCGTCCTTGATGGCGGCCTCGACGGCGTCCTTGATGGCGTCCTCGACGGTGACAGAGATCAGTgcaaagagagagggagagactaGAGTTTAGCTTGTTTGGTTTTTTctaagtgtattttttttttttttaatttctgggtttgtgttcttggatctgaGTTTGTGcacttgttgttcttgttcaagacacacttaaatctcaattcatattatttttagtttttaattctgtttttaattttttttatttaattaaaattaataaattaatttttttaatttaaatgctgacgtggcattttttaatgccaaaaaacattttttattattaatttaggccacgtcagctttaatttagtattatttattcataCAATTTGTCACGTCAGCTttttccgtttctgatgtaacggcaggaaCTAAAACGaaagcgtttttcaggatagggactaaaagcggtaaaaataaaatttatagactAAAATGGGATTCACCtaaaaatgtaaggactaaaagcTGCTTTTCgcctatttttttaataaaaatgaaaagtacTACATCcataacaatttcacaacaaatcattaacagtaagttgttattagttttattttgaatctactacttaaattacttttttgccctccCATAATAACCAGTAACAAACTTATCACTCAAGAGTTAAGATTGGATTGGGTTAAAGTTACACCACTAAATATTCCCTCCATAATAGCCAGTAACAAAGTTATCACTTAAGAGTTAAGATTGGATTGAGTTAAAGTTACACCACTTAATATTCGCTCCATAATAACCAATAACAAACCTATCACTTAAGAATTAAGATTGGGTTGGATTAAAGATACACcatctaatattttttaattggatgggAAGCTTAACAAAttcatcattggattacattatctctCTATATTATTcttgcttgcaaaatttcaagacaaccaaaaatcaatggccacatcatcaatcaattctttaaattcaaaattttgtaatttaaaataatacataaaagataagtttatagatcaaatgataaataatatctaatgGCCTGAAAATTGGCattcattttaaaaacatatagaatatgtaatctaatggtgagatttttaaactataaattcaataacaaattattgaataatttaacattacttagagttataATCTTGAACCCAatcctaaattaattaattaattaattttatatatataaattttttttttttttgagaaacaattttatatatataatttcatttcaAAGTTACAATTAATATTAAACTATCTTATTCAAACGACTTTAAACAACTAAATGCTAAACGAATTTTAATTAACTATGGTCCACATTTTCGTGAAGATCGTAAAAGGATAGGCTTATCCAGCTCCCATCCATGTGTCATCACCTAAATGAAGATCCATATCCCCTCAAGAAAACCCAGTTCCCCACGTGGCATGCCAAAATCCATGCAAAAGGTCAAAAACCCAAGTACCCTTTCCATCTTCccaactaaaattgaaaaaaagtaaTCAGTTGCTCTGAAACCAAGGCCATGGCTTCTCTAGCAACCTTAGCTGCTGTTCAACCAGTCAACATCAAGGGCCTTGGTGGAAGCTCCCTAACAGGAACAAAGCTTGCTATCAAGCCCACTCGCCAGAGCCTAAGGTCCAAAAACTTCAGGTACCAGTATTCAGTTTCCAGAAATGCCATTTCAGTAATTGAGCttatttagtgtgtgtgtgtgtgtgtgtgtaagtttgtctagtttttttttatatgaattgtGCTTGTTGAATGTTGGCGTTGGATATATAGGACTGGTGCTGTGGTGGCTAAGTATGGTGACAAGAGTGTGTACTTTGATTTGGAGGACTTGGGTAACACTACTGGACAATGGGATTTGTATGGGTCAGATGCAGCTTCACCATACAACCCTCTTCAGGTTTGTATTTTTCTTAATCAACTCCATCTGATTCATCTTTAGCTGCGAATGTTCCCAGATTGGACCGATAATTCTTCCATGTATAGtgaagaaattattttattttaattttttcacgTAAAAAATAGGGATATAGATTGTAGACTTagcataaaaaaattagaaataagtGTAAATTAATCATATGCTTTCATTGAGAGTCGAACTCAAGACCTCCCGCTTACTAAACGGGTGCTCTAACCAACTGAGCTATGAAAGCTTTGCTTGTTAAGCTTCTGCAGAATATTCTTTTTTAACAGTGTATAAAGAATACTGACAGTTTGAAAAAGTACAACTCGTTGCTTATAGCCTTAGAATCAATAAAATAAGCGTTAATAGAATAAGGAGTGATTTTAATATGTTATTGATGCttattaaaatgataatttgcAATGACGGATAAACCAGGTTCTGTCTGATCATTGTGCAAAATATTTAGGGATTATGCTATAACATGTCAAGGAAATGAGGAAAGTAGTTGATAGGGGCAAGAGAGAGAGGAGCATAGTTTAAATAGGGTGTTGATTTATATGAGTTTATATAGGGTGTTGATTTTTATGAGTGGAAAAAACAACAAGAAGAACAACTTTATGCAAGAAAGTAGTTCATAGAAAAGAGCACTTGTTAAGGCATGTATGGTAGGATAGCAGCACATTAAGATAATGTAAAGAAATGTTAGCATCTGCTTAAATGAATTAACTTtagtttatttgtgatatttcttcattcttgttTGAACTTTTTCGAGTTATATACCTTATTCATGCGTTTGGACTTGCAGAGCAAGTTCTTTGAGACATTTGCAGCCCCATTCACCAAGAGGGGATTATTGCTCAAGTTCTTGATATTGGGAGGTGGTTCCACCCTTCTTTACCTCAGCGCCACTACTTCAGGCGACGTCCTGCCAATCATGAAGGGCCCGCAACTTCCACCAAAGCTCGGCCCACGTGGCAAGATCTAATTTACTTTCAGATTCTTTTCTTTGTATGTGACATTGTGACTTATTGTGATTTTGGATCTTGTAAGTATGTCTAAAGCCTGTCAAGACTCTCTATGACTATTCAAATGATAGTTACTTTGAGTGCGATTTGGCACATTGCctattctctttatttataattgtttAGCGTTGATAGTATGGTCATTTGATTTGCTGTTAGTCTTTCTAATATGGAATGAAGGGCATATATTGAAGATAAGTGGAAATGAATGCCTTTGGTCCCCAAGAGATTGTAACATAGCTCAATGTGAATGTTATAGCTTGATATAAATTGTTGGTTCATTTCCCAGAAGCTTAAATGCATTTGGGACATCTGGTTAACAAATATTCAGAATGCTAAAAACTTTATCGGCCAACCAACCAAATTTCTAGAGTACCTGTTGTGCTTGAAAGTGATTCATGTATGCTGAACATTCTGCTATTAAGTCCACAGATAAATTAGAATTATGGTTCCTGATCACTCCACTTGCTATTGTTAGTAGTTGAACCATCATTTGGATTTTATTGACGCTGGGCTCATGATGTTATGGTGCCAATTGTGAAGACAACGCGCTATTGCTTTCTTCTATTGACAAATAGCATACTCTAAATGCTATAAGACTATTCTTGCATGgggaaaaaagaatgaaattaaattaaagtgCTTCAAACCCAATTAGTTAGGAGAAGTGTAGTACAAATAGACGAGAAAAACTTGCTCTATCTGAGATTGTCgtcaaaatcatattttaacTAACTATCAAACTACACTGCCattgggttctagttagctcaattgattaagtctctgatagttgaataagaaatttagaattCAATCTCCGTTTACACCAAAAACAGATTGGTGTCTTtatctaatgataaagagagctatcattaggagtAGATGTCATTGTTtatgaaactctctctctcaaaaaaaataaaataacattttaagcCAATTAGTTTTTCTCATTCTTCCCTATTTACAAAAGTAAGGAATAGAATGAAAGGGTTAATCATAACGCAAATATTGAACAGCAATGGTTCTGAACATTTTACATCTAGAGGTCAGGCTTTCTTCCTCAAGTATTCCTTTTCtagtcatctctctctctctccgattTGTATTCATTTACTCTATTCTTTTTAATCCTCTCCCCCTTTAGTTGTCAATGGCGTGCAGTTGGACTTCTCAAACCACTCAAGTTGTCAAGATAGGAAATCCTCTTGTTGGTCACTAAGTTGGCAAGCTTTTGTATATG contains:
- the LOC126725450 gene encoding photosystem I reaction center subunit VI, chloroplastic, with amino-acid sequence MASLATLAAVQPVNIKGLGGSSLTGTKLAIKPTRQSLRSKNFRTGAVVAKYGDKSVYFDLEDLGNTTGQWDLYGSDAASPYNPLQSKFFETFAAPFTKRGLLLKFLILGGGSTLLYLSATTSGDVLPIMKGPQLPPKLGPRGKI